In Oryza sativa Japonica Group chromosome 3, ASM3414082v1, one DNA window encodes the following:
- the LOC4332934 gene encoding protein DMP2 produces MAAPPARSVSVADRALRGVADLIKLLPSGTVFLFQFLSPLVTNNGHCAAAYSRVLSAALLALCGAFCAFSSFTDSYVGSDGRVYYGVVTARGLRTFAADPDAAARDLSGYRLRAGDFVHAALSLLVFATIALLDADTVACLYPALEVSERTMMAVLPPVVGGVASYAFMVFPNNRHGIGYQPTRATEDFEHKH; encoded by the coding sequence atggcggcgccgccggcgaggtcggtgAGCGTGGCGGACAGGGCGCTGCGAGGGGTGGCGGACCTGATCAAGCTGCTGCCGAGCGGCACGGTGTTCCTCTTCCAGTTCCTCAGCCCGCTCGTCACCAACAACGgccactgcgccgccgcctacagCAGGGTCCTcagcgccgccctcctcgcgcTCTGCGGCGCCTTCTgcgccttctcctccttcaCCGACAGCTACGTCGGCTCCGACGGCCGCGTCTACTACGGCGTCGTCACCGCCAGGGGGCTCCGCACGTTCGCCGCCGAcccggacgccgccgcgcgGGACCTGTCCGGGTACAGGCTCCGCGCCGGGGACTTCGTCCACGCCGCGCTCTCGCTCCTCGTCTTCGCCAccatcgccctcctcgacgcCGACACCGTGGCGTGCCTCTACCCGGCGCTCGAGGTCAGCGAGCGCACCATGATGGCCGTGCTCCCacccgtcgtcggcggcgtcgccagCTACGCCTTCATGGTGTTCCCCAACAACCGCCATGGCATCGGCTACCAGCCCACCCGCGCCACCGAGGACTTCGAGCACAAGCACTAg
- the LOC4332935 gene encoding H/ACA ribonucleoprotein complex subunit 4, translating into MSTPPPAAAASPATDQGKTKSKKKSKKHQEDTSSSLAVAAASVDEAAEAKADGYLIKPQSVAPPLDTSAWPLLLKNYDRLNVRTGHYTPLPAGHSPLKRPIAEYLRYGVINLDKPSNPSSHEVVAWIKRLLRVEKTGHSGTLDPKVTGNLIVCVDRATRLVKSQQGAGKEYVCVARFHAAVPDTARVARALEALTGAVFQRPPLISAVKRQLRVRTIYESKLLEHDADRHLAVFWISCEAGTYVRTLCVHLGLLLGVGAHMQELRRVRSGILGETDNMVTMHDVMDARWAMDNFNDESYLRRIVMPLEVLLTSYKRLVVKDSAVNAICYGAKLMIPGLLRFENEIEVGEEVVLMTTKGEAIAIGIAEMTTAVMATCDHGAVAKIKRVVMDRDTYPRKWGLGPVALKKKKMVAEGLLDKHGKPNEKTPSEWLRNAVLPAGGDAMIAGIAAAPEPEKPKVKEEADVAEETKEKKKKKHKDWAGDNADEGRKRKVGDDDLSASVSAKKIKVEEEADAVEGEKSEKKKKKKKDKAESAYADGEVKAELSDGEKGGSEKKKKKKKSKEGEAGDDEAEKSEKKKEKKKKNRDAEVTQ; encoded by the coding sequence atgtccacgccaccgccggccgccgccgcctccccggccACCGACCAAGGCAAGACCAAGTCGAAGAAGAAGAGCAAGAAGCATCAGGAggacacctcctcctccctggccgtcgccgcggcgtcggtggatgaggcggcggaggccaaGGCCGACGGCTACCTGATCAAGCCGCagtcggtggcgccgccgctggaCACGTCGGCGTGGCCGCTCCTCCTCAAGAACTACGACCGCCTCAACGTCCGCACCGGCCACTACACCCCGCTCCCCGCCGGCCACTCCCCGCTCAAGCGGCCCATCGCCGAGTACCTCCGCTACGGCGTCATCAACCTCGACAAGCCGTCGAACCCTTCCTCGCACGAGGTCGTCGCCTGGATCAAGCGCCTCCTCCGCGTCGAGAAGACCGGCCACAGCGGCACCCTTGACCCCAAGGTCACCGGCAACCTCATCGTCTGCGTCGACCGCGCCACCCGCCTCGTCAAGTCCCAGCAGGGCGCCGGCAAGGAGTACGTCTGCGTCGCGCGCTTCCACGCCGCCGTGCCCGACACCGcccgcgtcgcgcgcgcgctcgaggCGCTCACGGGCGCCGTCTTCCAGCGGCCCCCGCTCATCTCCGCCGTCAAGCGGCAGCTCCGGGTCCGCACCATCTACGAGAGCAAGCTCCTCGAGCACGACGCCGACCGCCACCTCGCCGTGTTCTGGATCTCCTGCGAGGCCGGCACCTACGTGCGGACGCTCTGCGTTCACCTCGGCCTGctgctcggcgtcggcgcgcaTATGCAGGAGCTCCGCCGTGTCCGGTCGGGGATCCTCGGCGAGACCGACAACATGGTGACGATGCACGATGTCATGGACGCGAGGTGGGCGATGGACAACTTCAACGATGAGTCCTACCTGCGGCGCATCGTCATGCCGCTGGAGGTCCTGCTCACTAGCTACAAGAGGCTTGTTGTGAAGGATTCTGCTGTGAATGCTATATGCTATGGTGCGAAGCTCATGATCCCTGGGTTGCTTCGATTCGAGAATGAGATTGAAGTAGGGGAGGAGGTGGTTCTCATGACAACCAAGGGGGAAGCGATTGCGATCGGCATTGCGGAGATGACCACGGCTGTTATGGCGACTTGTGACCATGGAGCGGTTGCCAAGATTAAGAGGGTGGTGATGGATAGGGACACATACCCGAGGAAGTGGGGGCTTGGGCCTGTGGCGCTTAAGAAGAAAAAGATGGTTGCTGAAGGGCTTCTTGACAAGCATGGGAAGCCAAATGAAAAGACACCAAGTGAGTGGCTTCGCAATGCCGTGCTTCCAGCTGGTGGTGATGCAATGATTGCCGGCATTGCTGCAGCACCTGAGCCAGAGAAGCCAAAGGTGAAAGAGGAGGCAGATGTGGCTGAAGAGaccaaggagaagaaaaagaagaagcatAAGGACTGGGCAGGTGACAATGCTGatgaggggaggaagaggaaggttGGAGATGATGATCTCTCTGCTTCTGTGAGTGCGAAGAAGATTAAGGTTGAGGAAGAGGCTGATGCAGTGGAAGGGGAAAAGagtgagaagaagaagaagaaaaagaaggacAAGGCTGAATCGGCATATGCCGATGGAGAGGTGAAGGCTGAGTTGTCTGATGGGGAGAAGGGTGGCagtgagaagaagaaaaagaagaagaagagcaaggAAGGAGAAGCTGGGGATGATGAAGCTGAGAAAAGtgagaagaaaaaggagaagaaaaagaagaatcgGGATGCAGAGGTGACACAATAG
- the LOC112938314 gene encoding hydrophobic protein LTI6A-like has translation MADRPPAMADRTATFVDLVIAIILPPLGVFLKVGCEIEFWICLLLTFLGYFPGIIYAVWVIVNH, from the exons ATGGCGGACaggccgccggcgatggccgacAGGACGGCGACGTTCGTGGACCTCGTCATCGCCATCATCCTGCCTCCCCTCGGCGTCTTCCTCAAGGTCGGCTGCGAG ATCGAGTTCTGGATCTGCCTCTTGCTCACATTCTTGGGCTACTTCCCGGGGATCATCTACGCCGTCTGGGTAATTGTCAATCACTAG